The region GGTGAGACTTCAATTGGGAATATGGATGCATGGAGACATTACTTAGAAAAGAGAGGGTGTCCCATCTTGCTCCAAATGGGACACACCGCGAATGCTTCCTTTCTACCCAAGGAGGTTTTTATATGCCACTCCCAAATAAAGATTTGTAATGGCTATTCTTTATGACCCTTTAATTGGATTCCATTCCACCCCAAATTATAAAAACAAGTATGCATTAGGAAGCGGGGAGAAGGATGTGATTCGCATGGACGAACTTAACGCCAGGATTGAAAGGTTCAACAAAATTTTGGAGAAATACAGAGAGATTGGATTTAAAGTGGGAAGTTTTAATCCGAATGCACAGAGCCATGTACCGCTCCAGGAAAGATATGAGAATTTTGAGAAAATCATGAAGGACAATTTAAAGGCAATGATCGTGCACGAACTTGTAGAATTTGAGAGACAGTTAGACAACATAAAAAGGATGGGAATCAACATAACCCCAGATATTAGGATTGCTCAGGAACTAGATAAAATTTGTGAAACAGGTGAAGTTCTTTCAGAGGATGTAGCTGCAAAAACAGGTTTACTTAGAAATGAAATAAAGAAAGTTGACGAGGAAATTCATCATGAGACAGATAAATTGATAGAAAAACTCAAAACAATAGAGAAAGACCTCGAAATTCTACCTGATGGTACCAAGCAGGAATTGCTGCCTCAGATTAGAAGAGCATATGAAAGATTTGAAGCCAAGAGATATTACGAGGTATGGTTCAACGCAAGGAAGGTTATAGCAGAGTATGAAGGCAAGATGTTTGGTGGGATTCTGGCACAGCTCAATTATCTCACCTCCAGAGTAAATTCTTTGAAGAGCATAGGTGCAGATGTGCGAGAGGCGGAATCCCTTCTAATCCTAGCAAAGGCACAGTTCGAGGGCAGGGAGATTGACAAAGCCCAGCAAACAATTGAAAAATGCACAGCAGTCCTTGACAAGAAGGAAAATGAAAGCATAGGACAGAACATAGAGAATTTCGAGAGATTTCTTGCTAGAGCAATGGAAGTAATATACATCGAACCATCAGTATCTGAAAGGCTAGCTTTACTGAAAGAGGAGGCAAGAAAAGGAAACTATGAGTTTGCAGCCAATGGATTGAAAAAAGAAATTGCAGAGCTAGAGCATGCTCTCAATATCACGATAACGAATTTGAACAATGCATGGGAAAGGGATAGAAATGCAGCTGAATTCTATGGAATTCAGGTAAATTTGCAAGAATGGAAGATTCTTCAAAACATGCTCAATGTGGATAAAATTGATGGAATAAAACAGATACGGGAATTTTTGCTTAAGCTTGAAAAAGAAATAGAGAAAAAGCGATTTGAAGCCCAGAAAACTACTGCACTCACTGTCTCCCAGCCACCTCCAACACCAATCCCTTCTCCACAAGCTGTTCCTCAAGCTACTCCATTACCTACTCCAACTGTCTCTTCACAACCCTCTCAAACTCCACCAGTTCAAGCTGTGCCCGAGGCAAGGGTAGAAATCCTTCCTCCTGTAAAACCAGTGGAAGCTGCAGGAGAAACGCAGCCCGCACAAATAGTTTCACCTCAACCGCAGGTTAGCCAGGACATGAAGACAAGAATTGACAATTTCAATCTAATTCTCGCAAAGTACATGGAATCAGGAGTAAAGCTTCGACTCTTTGATCCCACAGCGCCAAGCAAAGTTCCAATCCAGGAGAGGTTTGAGAATTATGAAAAACTCATGCAAAACAACTTGAAAGCATTTTTGACACACACCCTTATTGACTATGAAAGAAACATAGACAACGCAAAGAAAATAAATCTAGTTGTGGAGGAAAACCCCGCACTTGCCGCTGAAATTGAAAGGGCAGTGGAAACGGATGGGGTTCTTTCAATGACTATCGCAGAGAAAGCAAGCACTCTGATGGAACTCACTAGAAAAGCCCAGAACAGGATAGAGAGAGTTGCAAGAACTGCAATGGAGGATATAGACAAAATTGAGAAGATTCTCTCAGAATTGCCACTAGAAAGGGAATACATAAATGCCCAGATTAGCAAGGCAAGAGAAAGGTTTGAGGGCAAAAGATATTACGAGGCATACCTATATGCAACAAAGGTTCTAAAGGAGATAGAGGGAAAAACATTTGGACTTTTGATTCCTAGAATTGAAAGGGCAGGAAAATACATATCTGAGCTCACTACTCTGGGAATGAATATCTCAGATGCAGCAGAACTTCTGAGAAATGCAAAGGAAAAATATGATGCTAGAGATTTTGTAAGAGCGAGCGAATTAATGGATGCATGCGAGAAAGAGATTCACAAGATAATTACAGCTAACATTAGTGCAAGCGTGGAAAAATTTGAGAATTATGCGAAGGAACTTGACAAAATAATGAAACTTGATGTGGATATATGGCTCAAAATTGAGATGATGAAGAAAGCCGTAAATGTTGGGAACACAGACGAGGCGAGGGAACTCCTAAACATGGAAATGGAGAAACTAGAAGGAAAGGTTTCAGCATTTGTAAATACATTGATGCAATCTCTTCGCAATACAATGGAATGTGCTTCTCTTGCTGGGAAGAAAATTGAAGATGAGGCGCTAGAGGGTCTGAGAAAAGGGATTGAGCAGAACAGGGTCGAAGGAATAAGAACTACAATAGATTTCTTAAATAAATTGCAAGCAGAACTTCGGAAAATGATGGCCGACAAGCTCGAAGAAGTGGAACACCTGATGAATGAAGTGTATGATACAGAAAAGAAGACGAAGTTTATGGAAAGCCTGAGGGTGTTAGTTGAGAAAGCGAAAACAGTTGCATTCATATCTGAGCAGTTTTCTGAATGGCATGGGGAATATGGAAAACTGCAGGCAGAGGTGAAGCAGGAAATTGAGCAGGAAATTCTACCAAAACTTGAAGAATTGAGAAAAGACCTGAAGGTGCTGGTAAATTCCAATTTCAAAGTGGATACAGCTGGTAAACTTCTGAAAGAACTATCCGTGCTGATTTCCGAGAAAAAACTTGAGGAAGCAGGGAAATTCTATGAAGCTAGAAAAGAGGAGATTGCAGCACTCATCAATGACTTTATAAGTGAGCAGCTTCAGCCGATCTACCAAAAAATCACAGAAGTTGAAATATACAGAATAAATCTGGAGGCAGAGAAGGAAGAGGTGAGAAATCTTGCAACTTCCTGGAAAATTGGTCATCTAGAAGAACTGAATCAGAAGATAGACGAGCTGAAGAAAAACTATTCTGAAAAACTTAACGGCATAATCAAACAAAAGATCGAAAAGGCAAAGGAAAACATCAGTTTGCTCTACGAGTTTGAATTTGGTGGGAAGCCAGATATTTATGAAGAGTACATCAAGAACGCTGAGACCTGTTTAGGTAAGGGCGAAAGAGGTGATGCTCTCAGAAACTTGATGAATGTCGGCGAGGTTTATGGGCGAATCAGAGCAAGGATTTTAGCTGGCACTGAGGAACTTCGTGCAAAGGCAGTAACGCTAACTGAACTGGGTGTAATGATACCTGAGATTCCAGACATTATTCTCAAAATCAACGAAGAAATTGATGCAGAAAACTTCCACCAGGCAAGTAAAATTCTGAAAGAACATTTAACAAAATTCGAAACAATGCTGCAGGAAAAGATTGCCTTGGACATAAAGAGTATTGAAGAAGCAATAGGTGAATTAAAGAAATTTGGGTATGTGAGTGAAACCTTAAGCATTGCGTATGACATGGCAAGGAATTTGAGTGCTGAAAAAAAGTACAAAGAAGCAAAGGTCTTTATTGTTCGCTGCCGTACATTGATTTCCCAAGAAAGCATGAAGGTCTTTGAAAAGGAATATTCTGAGGTTACCCAGATGCTTAAAGCTGCCTCTTCAAGAGGGATAGATACGATTGCACCTAATGCCTATCTCAACAATTTTCGGAGAGAAATTGGGAGCTTGCACTTCCATCAGGCAAGATGGTTCATAGAAACAGCAAAAAGAATGCTAGATGAAGAGATAAAGAAGGTTGCAAAAGCAGAGCTGCAGGGCTTCTCCGATGTGATAAATCTCTACTCCCCAATTTTTGGCAAGGAGTTCTTTACGAATCTTCAGAAAAAGCTCGGCGTAATACTTGAACTCTATCAGACAGGGAAGTATTTGGAGTGTATTGACAAGGCAAAAATGACAAAGGAGGAGATTAACCTTACATTATCAGAAAGAATAAGAAAGGAGCTTGAAACTCTCAGAACCTGGATAGAAAAATTTGAGAGATACGGAATTGATTTTGATACAGTGAAGTCCACCATGGCAGAGTGCAATGCATATCTGGACTCTGAGAAAATCCAGGAGGCACTTTCCAAGTTGAAGGACGCAAAGAACAACATTGTCCAGATACTTACAGAATTTTTGAGAGCAAGATGCGAAGATGTAGAGGACTTAATGCACACTTCTGAAAAAATGGGTGGAAACACTGCAAAATATAAGGACTCTATAAATAATGCTAGACATTTGATAGACGAACAGGAGTTTATAAATGCAGTTAACATCATTGATGCAGTTGGAAAGGATGTGGCCTCCCAGCTCCACTCTCTGGTTTACCGAAAAATCCTTGACATTAACGCAGGAATTGCTGCACTCACAGAAAGTGGAGTTGTAATAGATGAGGAAGTAAAGAGACACAGAGATGCTAGTTCTACTGCCCTTGCCTCTGGTCAGTATTTTGAGGCAATGCACGAAGCAGAACTTGCAAGAGGTTTCCTTGCTAAAAATATAAAAACATATGTGTCTGAGAAACTGAAGGAGACCACGAATCTTCTTGAAACAGGCAAGGTCACTGGCTGCGAAATGAAAGAGACCACAGCGCTGCTTTCCGAAATGGAGAATGCAATTACAACAATTGACATTACGAAGGTAAGTGTACTCCTCAGGCAATTAGAGACCGTACCAAAGAATGAACTCGAAACGCATCTAAATAAACTCATAGCTGAAACCACTGAGATTGCAGCTGTGCTTAAAGAGCATGGTGCACCGCACGAAAGTGCAAAGGAAATTATCCAGCATGCAACCAATCAATTAATCTGGAAGAACTATGCAGAGGCATACTATTCAATTCAGAGGATAAGACCATTGCTCATAGGGGAGTTGAGAGAAAAGGTAAAGCAGGAACTTGAGAAATATGAGAAAATTGCCCAGACACTTGACAAGATTGGTATATCATCTGAAGAGATTATGGAAAGAGTTGCCAAAGGCAAGAATGCAGTTAAGGACGCAACAGTGAATGAACTAATCACAACATTGAACGAGATCAGGAAAATGGTAGAGGAGATTAATATCAAAAATGCAGAGGTATTGAAAAAAGATACAGAACGGCTCATAGCGATAATTCAGATTGAGCTTGCAAAATGGGATAAACTTGGCCTGGAAACAGGTGAGTTTTACGCAATGGTTAGGAAGCTTGGAGAGTTGTTCAATGCACATAACTATCTTGAAGCGAGTGCACTCGCGCAGACACTGGATGATGGGTTTACAAAAGCAATGGAATATCGCGTTAGAGAGGTCATGGAAAATGTGAAGCAAAAACTTGCGTTAGCCAAAAAACTGGGTGTGCAGTCAGAGTACAATGTGGAACCCCTTCTCAGTTTTGCTGGTTTCCACTCGAAAGATAAAATGGAGGATGTGTGTGTTCGCCTCCTTGAAATCGAAAAAATGCTAGATGTGGAAAACCTGGTAAAGGTAAAGGCACTTTATGAAGAAACAGATAGAATTGTGCGTTCAGACCCATCTGCTCCTCAGGGATATCTAATTGCACTAGAACGTGCTAGAACGATGATAAATACGGGTAAATATCTGGAGGCGTATGTCCTCATAGAACGCTGCCGTAACCTGATTACACAGTCATAAGGGCTCGTGGGGTAGTCTGGATTATCCTTCAGGCCTTCGGAGGCATCCTTTTCAGGAGTTTACGCTCCCGAAAAGCATGCATGGAAAAACCCTTTTGTTCGCTAACGCTCGCAAAAGCGTTCACGGAAAAAAGGGTCGGTTTGGGGATGCTGAAAGCATCCCCTTAATGCGGGTACCGTAGGGTGCATACCCCGACCGTAAGGGTGCCAACCCTCGGGGGTTACCGTAAGGGGGTGAAACCCCCTCGCTTGGAGGAAAGCCTGAGACCCGGGTTCGAATCCCGGCGAGCCCGCAAAACACTTAATTTAATAAACCCTAATTGTATAGGCAAAAACCATGGACACTGAAGAGTATAACTTAGAGTTCTTTCGCACACATGGTTTCAAAAGAAATAAGTGCAAGTTTTGTGGGGCATACTTTTGGTCGTTAGCTGAAGCTGACCATTGTTTTGAGGCACCTTGTGTTGAATACACCTTTCTAGACAAATCACCGTTCACCAAGAAATTGAACCTGAGTGAGATGCGAGAACTATACCAGAGTTATTTTGAACGTAATGGGCACACGAGAATTCGTAGATATCCAGTTGTAGCAAGATGGAGAGATGATGTCTTCTTTACCCAGGCCTCAATTTATGATTTCCAACCATGGGTGATAAATCGCACAATTGAGCCACCGGCAAATCCTCTTGTAGTTGCCCAGCCCTGTGTCCGCTTCAACGACATAGACAATGTGGGAAAAACTGGAAGACATTTCACACTCTTTGAGATGCTGGGGCATCATGCCTTTAATACAAAAGAAAAATTTGTTTATTTCAAGGACAGAACTGTGGAGCTGTGTCATAATCTGCTTACAAAGGAATTGGGCGTAAATCAAGAAGAAATCAGTTATAAGGAGGAAGCATGGGAAGGAGGTGGAAACCGTGGGCCTTCCCTTTCAGTGGGTGTTGCAGGCTTAGAACTTGCGACCCTTGTGTTCATGATGTATGCAAAAGATGGAGAGAGCTGGAAAAAGATGGAGATGGAGGTTGTGGATACTGGGTATGGCCTTGAGCGTTATACCTGGATGTCTCAGGCAACGCCAAGTGCTTACGATGCAGTATTCCATCTTGTACCTCAACATCTTGTTCAAGTTTTAGGTGTGAATATTGAGCCAAATGTTATGAAGGAGTACAGCAGGATTGCTGGTTTAATGGATATAGAGAGTGCTAGGGATTTGAGAATGCTACGAGAAAAGGTGGCTGAGAGATTGGGGATGGATGTGGAAACTCTGGAAAGGCAAGTTGCACCTTTTGAGCACATCTACACATTGGCAGACCACACAAGAAACATTGCATTTCTGATAAGTGATAATGTGATTCCTTCAAACATGCGGGAGGGCTATTTCCTTAGAATGCTTATTCGCAGGTGCCTTAGAGCTTTGAGAACTCTTGCTATTGAAATTCCACTAGCAGAACTTGTGGCTCTCCAGATAAAGGAGTTTGCACCTGATTTCCCAGAACTGCGAGAGATGGAAGACGAAATTCTTAAAATCGTGGAAATCGAGGCAAAGAGGTATGCTGAAACAGTGTCTAAAGGAAAAGAAGTTGTGGAGAAATTTGAGAAACAAAAGAAAAAGTTGGGATTTGAGGAACTTGCAGAACTTTATGAATCACATGGCCTTAACCCAGAGCTTGTGAAGGAGTTTGCAAAGGTATCCGTTGAAATTCCTGATGACTTCTATGCACGGCTTGCTGCACGACATTCAAATGTTGAGGAGCAAAAGGCAGAAATGAAATTGCCAGAACATCTACCTGAAACCAGTGTTCTCTTCTACAATGCACCCAAAATGCAGGAATTCAATGCAAGAATTCTCTATGTTGGAAAGGATTTTGTTGTGTTAGACCAAACCTATTTTTACCCTGAAGGTGGTGGGCAAGAATATGACATCGGTTGGATAAATGATGTGCCTGTGGTAAATGTGCAGAAAGCTGGTAAAAGTGTGCTTCATTTTGTGAAGGCTATTGAGGGTTTCAAGATTGGGATGGAGGTAAAATGCAGAATTGATTGGGAGCGTAGGATGCAACTGGCAATTCACCATACTGCAACCCACATAATCAATGGCGCAGCTAGAAGAGTCCTTGGTAAGCATGTCTGGCAAAGTGGTGCTCACAAGAGCGTTGAGCTGTCGCGACTTGACATAACCCATTATGCAAATCTTACGAGAGAAGAAGTGCGGAAAATTGAGAGAATTGCAAACGAGGTCGTGCTTTCAAATCTGAAAGTTAATTCAATGTTCATGGAGAGAAGCCAGGCAGAGCGAAAATATGGTTTCAGGTTGTATCAAGGTGGCGTTGTTCCTGGGAAGGAAATTAGAATCGTTGAAATCCCAGATTTTGATGTTGAAGCATGTGGTGGTGCACATTGCGAGTCCACAGGTGAAGTAGGACTGATTAAAATTTTGCGCACCAGAAGAATCCAGGATGGAGTTGTAAGAATTGAGTTTGTTGCTGGGCTCAGAGCTTACCAGGTATTTGCGGAGATGGAAGAAATGGTGGGTAACATGGCTGGAATGCTCAAAACTACTACTGAAAATCTTTCTCAGGTGTTTACAAAATTCTACGAGGAGACAAACCAGCTTAAGAAGGAACTTGAACGGGTAAAGCGGGAGAGGATTGAGGAGTTGCTGAAGCGACTTGATGCTGGAGCTAAACAAATTGGAAATGTGAAGTTAATCGGGTATTTCGAAGGCATGGATGTCCAACAGCTCCTTGAAATGGCGAGAAAGCTAACTGAAAAGGAGAATGTAATAGCATTTTTAACTACGAAAGGGGAGCGGGCTAACTTCGTACTGGCAACCAGTAAGAACCTTACCTTGAATTGTGGAGAAATTGTCAAAAAACTCTCAGGAATTGGCGTTGCTGGTGGCGGTAAATCTACTATTGCACAGGGTACTTTGCCATGGAAGAACTCTGATGCAGTGCTTATGGAAATTGAGCGGATTATAGGAGGGAGAAATTGAGGCCTGGGTACGATGAATATTTCATGAAAATTGCGAAAATTGTGGCAGAGCGAAGCACATGCAAACGCAGAGCCGTGGGTGCTGTGGTAGTGAAGGAGGGAAGAATTTTAGCCACTGGCTACAACGGAGCGCCCAAAGGGCTGAAGCATTGTGAAGAGGTTGGATGCCTTCGTGAGCAAATGAAAATTCCACCTGGCGAGAGACATGAGCTCTGTAGGGGTGTCCATGCAGAGCAGAATGCAGTAATCCAGGCAGCGGTTTTTGGAGTGAGCATAAAAGAGGGTATTATTTACACCACGCATTTTCCCTGCAGTGTCTGTGTAAAAATTCTGATAAATGCGGAGATAAAGGAAATTGTGTATATGGAGGGTTATCCAGATGAGCTGGCAAAGAAGCTTCTTGAGGAAAGCAAAATAAAGGTAAGGGAGTATCATGGTTGAATTGAGGCACAGACAGAGAGTGAGAGAGAAAGAGGCAAAACGACTGAGTGCAGAGGTTAGTGCATATCTGGGCTGTGAGGTTAGTTTCCATTCTTTTCCACTGGATGTGGCAGAGTTTGGGGAGTTAAAGGTCCTGCTGCATGCCCAGAGAGCAGTCGGGCTTTTTGTAAATGGGGTGGCCTTTCCTTCTTTACGGGCTCTACAGGAGTTAAAGCCAGAAAAAAAATTTGTTGAGGTTGACAGTGGAGCAGTAACGTTTCTAGTGAATGGCGCAGATGTGATGAAGCCAGGAATAGCAGCTTGTGATAGCGGGATTCGTGAGGGCGATGTTGTGTGGGTCAGGGAAGCAGCCCATAAGAAGGCGATTGTTGTCGGCATTGCTCTGGAGGATGGGGAGAAACTCGGAAACAGGGAAAAGGGCAAGGGTGTGAAAACTGTGCACTGGGTAGGAGATAAGCTCTGGGAGATGTGGTGAGGGTTTTGGAAACTGTAGCAATAGGAATTGACCTGGCATGGACAAGGAAAAATCCAAGTGCTCTGGCAGTGGTTTCTGATGAACTTGTGCTCATCGACTGGGTTCTCTGTTATGAAGATTATGAAATTATAGAGTTTGTGGAAAGGCATAATGCTGAAAATATAATTGTATGCATTGATGCCCCACTTATTTTTCCAGAGGAAATTACGTCGTTCAGAAAATGCGATGCAATGTTAAGAAAGAGAGGAACAAGAATTTTGCCAGTGCAACAGGCATTTTTTATGAAAAGGTTCGGGTGCTTGAGAGGCAAAGAAATTGTGAAAATGCTGGAGGAGAAGGGATTTCTGCTTTCGATTCAAAGCCAGCAAAGGCAGATAATTGAAGTTTATCCCCATGCCACTTGGAGGAGAATGCTTAGAAAAGTGCCGAAATACAAGAATGTATCTCAGGCAAAAAAGAGGGAAGCCATTGGTTTGCTTTCCCAGTCCTTGGTAAAGGCAGGGCTGTCAAAAATTGAGGTAATGGATTTGAGAGGCAGTTATGCTGGTGATTTACTGGATGCCACAGTATGTGCTCTTGTTGGAATCTGGCATTCGCAGGGAAAGACAGAGGTAGTTGGGGATGAGAAAGAGGGTTTCATCGTTTACTGAAACTGGTTTTGCTAGTGTTCGATGTTTGAATCTAGATTTTTTAGAATTTCTTGTATTTCTTCGGCTTTGGTTTTTAGGGCTTTCCTGTTACTGTAAAATTTCAAAGCGTCTTCCAGAATTGCTTTTGCCTCATTTTTTCTTCCGAACTTGATAAACATTTCAGCCATGTCACAGTAAACCTCTATAGCAGAATCCTCAGCGCCTGCACTTCGATAGAGTTGAATGGCTTCATTGTACGCATCCTCTGCCTCCTCAATTTTCCCATTTAACCCAAGAATTTCAGCTCTAGCAGAGATGACCTCTGCTTTCTCGTCCCAGAAATCCGTCTCTTCAACAACTTTCATAGCCTCTTCAATGTAACGGTACGCATTCTCGAAATCTCCTTTTTCTGCATGAATAACACCAATTCTGGCAAGCACAGATGAATACATCCTCTTTTCACCGGTCTCTTTACAAAGTTCTATTGCAGTCAAGTAGCATTCCATTGCTTTTTCTTCCTGTCCTATTTCATTGTACTCATTTCCCAACCCAGTGAGGGCATAGATTTCATAGTACTTATTCCCAGTTCTCCTAGAAATTTCAAGGTCATTCTTAGCATATTCTATTGCCTTTTCATGCTCTCCCATATTAGACCATACACCTGCTAGGTTATTGTAGGCAGTTGACACACCAGATAAATCACCAATTCCCTCCCAAATTTTTTTTGCAGTTGTGTAGCATTCAACTGCCTTTTCCCAGTCCCCAAGATAAAGATACACAATCCCCATATTATTGTAAGTTCCAGCAATGTCCTTTTTGAGATTATGTTTTTTTCTGATTTCAAGGGCTTTTCCAAAGTATTCCAGGGCTTTGTCTAGTTCGCCAGCAAACCACATACCAGTGCCAGCCCTATGGTATGCAGTCGCAATTGCAATTTCATCCTGTGTGTGCTTCGCACATTCGAGAGCCTGAAGATAATAGGCAAGCGCTTTTCCAAATTCTCCTGTTTTTTCAAAACAATGACCAATTGCACCAAGCAATTCAGCACGGTGTACATAATTTTCCTCAGGGATCTGTTTCAGTAGAGATGTCAAAAGCTCAAACGCTTTTTTGAATTCGCCAATAGAAAGGTAGGAATACGCTAGCATTACACAAATCTCCGTGTTTCTTATCGTATCATTCTCGTTCTCAAGTACCTTCTCGTATGCTACAATTGCCTCCCTAAAATCGGAAGTAATGTATTTACAGTGGCCCATCACGAGGTAAAGTCCTTTTGTGATTTTTTGTCTGTCTTCTCCATCTGGAAGTTTTTCCATGATGTTAGCCAGTTCATTAGCAAAAAACATCGCATCCTCAATCACATAATTTCTGAGGGCATTTTCAGCCGCAAGAAGCAAGAATGGCGCTGCTTTTTCATATTCCCCTGCAAGTAAATAATGCTCTCCGATAACTCCTGCAAATCTTTCATTTTCTCTATGCAGTTCTACTAGTGCATCTCCAGCCATCTTATGAATTTCTTTCCTTCTGGGGAGAATAATCTCAGAGTAAACTGTCTCTCTCAGTAGATTCTGTGTAAATGAATAGGATTCCTCTGTTTCCTCTTTGAGATAACCTGTATTTATAAGTGTCTCTAAGACATCTAGAAGTTCCTCTTCTTCCATCCTTACTACTTTGGTCAAAACAGCATATTCAAAGGTGTTGCCTAGTACTGCACAACTTCTCAGTACTTTTATCTCTCGGTCGCTT is a window of Thermoplasmata archaeon DNA encoding:
- a CDS encoding cytidine/deoxycytidylate deaminase family protein, with translation MKIAKIVAERSTCKRRAVGAVVVKEGRILATGYNGAPKGLKHCEEVGCLREQMKIPPGERHELCRGVHAEQNAVIQAAVFGVSIKEGIIYTTHFPCSVCVKILINAEIKEIVYMEGYPDELAKKLLEESKIKVREYHG
- a CDS encoding tetratricopeptide repeat protein, with the translated sequence MRRCRLLKQASQTELENPKYAENLPGPEGVKNLINYRLKNLSDREIKVLRSCAVLGNTFEYAVLTKVVRMEEEELLDVLETLINTGYLKEETEESYSFTQNLLRETVYSEIILPRRKEIHKMAGDALVELHRENERFAGVIGEHYLLAGEYEKAAPFLLLAAENALRNYVIEDAMFFANELANIMEKLPDGEDRQKITKGLYLVMGHCKYITSDFREAIVAYEKVLENENDTIRNTEICVMLAYSYLSIGEFKKAFELLTSLLKQIPEENYVHRAELLGAIGHCFEKTGEFGKALAYYLQALECAKHTQDEIAIATAYHRAGTGMWFAGELDKALEYFGKALEIRKKHNLKKDIAGTYNNMGIVYLYLGDWEKAVECYTTAKKIWEGIGDLSGVSTAYNNLAGVWSNMGEHEKAIEYAKNDLEISRRTGNKYYEIYALTGLGNEYNEIGQEEKAMECYLTAIELCKETGEKRMYSSVLARIGVIHAEKGDFENAYRYIEEAMKVVEETDFWDEKAEVISARAEILGLNGKIEEAEDAYNEAIQLYRSAGAEDSAIEVYCDMAEMFIKFGRKNEAKAILEDALKFYSNRKALKTKAEEIQEILKNLDSNIEH
- the alaS gene encoding alanine--tRNA ligase, encoding MDTEEYNLEFFRTHGFKRNKCKFCGAYFWSLAEADHCFEAPCVEYTFLDKSPFTKKLNLSEMRELYQSYFERNGHTRIRRYPVVARWRDDVFFTQASIYDFQPWVINRTIEPPANPLVVAQPCVRFNDIDNVGKTGRHFTLFEMLGHHAFNTKEKFVYFKDRTVELCHNLLTKELGVNQEEISYKEEAWEGGGNRGPSLSVGVAGLELATLVFMMYAKDGESWKKMEMEVVDTGYGLERYTWMSQATPSAYDAVFHLVPQHLVQVLGVNIEPNVMKEYSRIAGLMDIESARDLRMLREKVAERLGMDVETLERQVAPFEHIYTLADHTRNIAFLISDNVIPSNMREGYFLRMLIRRCLRALRTLAIEIPLAELVALQIKEFAPDFPELREMEDEILKIVEIEAKRYAETVSKGKEVVEKFEKQKKKLGFEELAELYESHGLNPELVKEFAKVSVEIPDDFYARLAARHSNVEEQKAEMKLPEHLPETSVLFYNAPKMQEFNARILYVGKDFVVLDQTYFYPEGGGQEYDIGWINDVPVVNVQKAGKSVLHFVKAIEGFKIGMEVKCRIDWERRMQLAIHHTATHIINGAARRVLGKHVWQSGAHKSVELSRLDITHYANLTREEVRKIERIANEVVLSNLKVNSMFMERSQAERKYGFRLYQGGVVPGKEIRIVEIPDFDVEACGGAHCESTGEVGLIKILRTRRIQDGVVRIEFVAGLRAYQVFAEMEEMVGNMAGMLKTTTENLSQVFTKFYEETNQLKKELERVKRERIEELLKRLDAGAKQIGNVKLIGYFEGMDVQQLLEMARKLTEKENVIAFLTTKGERANFVLATSKNLTLNCGEIVKKLSGIGVAGGGKSTIAQGTLPWKNSDAVLMEIERIIGGRN
- a CDS encoding DUF429 domain-containing protein; the encoded protein is METVAIGIDLAWTRKNPSALAVVSDELVLIDWVLCYEDYEIIEFVERHNAENIIVCIDAPLIFPEEITSFRKCDAMLRKRGTRILPVQQAFFMKRFGCLRGKEIVKMLEEKGFLLSIQSQQRQIIEVYPHATWRRMLRKVPKYKNVSQAKKREAIGLLSQSLVKAGLSKIEVMDLRGSYAGDLLDATVCALVGIWHSQGKTEVVGDEKEGFIVY
- a CDS encoding PUA domain-containing protein, whose translation is MVELRHRQRVREKEAKRLSAEVSAYLGCEVSFHSFPLDVAEFGELKVLLHAQRAVGLFVNGVAFPSLRALQELKPEKKFVEVDSGAVTFLVNGADVMKPGIAACDSGIREGDVVWVREAAHKKAIVVGIALEDGEKLGNREKGKGVKTVHWVGDKLWEMW